The genomic interval AACCGGTAGCCACAATGTAGACTTCTCGTGAACGGGCACGGGAGGAGTCTGGTTTACGAATCTTGACGACAGAGAAAAGTCTACGAATTTCATTGAGATAGGCGTCAAACCCCTCCCCCTGGAATACCTTGACCACGAAACTGCCATTACTGCGCAAGACCTGATTGCACATGTCCAGCGCCAGCTCGATCAGATACATGGAGCGAGCCTGATCCACCTGCTGGGTTCCGCTCATGTTGGGCGCCATGTCAGACATGACCACATCAACCTTGTCCGGGCCAACCCGGGCCAGCAAGGCGGCAAGCACAGTTTCCTCCCGAAAGTCCCCTTGCAGGAAATCGACACCGGCAATGGAATCCATCGGCAGAATATCGCAAGCAATCACTCGCCCCTTTTCACCCACCTGCTCGATGGCGAACTGGGACCAGCCACCGGGGGCCGCCCCCAGATCCACCACCGTCATGCCCGGTTTGAGCAACTTGTCCTTGCCCTGAATCTCATCGATCTTGAACACGGCGCGGGAACGCAGTCCCAACTTCTGGGCTTTTTTGACGTAATGATCGTCAAAATGTTCTTTTAACCAGCGGGTTGAACTGGGGGAATGTTTTTTCTGGGTCATGATTGTCGACTTTAAAAAACCACAAGGGTTATTAGTATTAAGGGCTAAGTGGGGGTAGAATACGCCCCTTTCAACCCTGACTTATGAAGAAATTGCCATGATTCTCAACAATAAACAGAAACAGTACCTCAAGGGCCTCGCCCACAGCCTGAAGCCGGTCGTCCTGCTGGGACAACACGGCCTGACCGAAGGGGTGCTGGCCGAGATCGATCTGGCGCTGAACCACCACGAGCTGATCAAGGTTAAGGTGTCGTCTGAAGATCGTGAGATGAAACAGCTGGTGATGGAAGCCATCGTCCGTGAGACAGGCGCCATCAAGGTACAGAGCATGGGCCATGTACTGACCATCTATCGTCAGGCCACAGAACCCAAGATCCAGTTGCCCCGCAAGTAACAGGAAAGAGCGTTCGCTCTTTCCTTCATTTCTCTTCTTCCCAAGTCGCTTGCCAAAATAGTCGTCAGGCCCTTAACCTGCGATGAATACTTGCGGACACCCACTATGGACAAGCATCAGATTCTCACCGACGAGGAGCTGGCCATGCTGCAGGACTTGGGAGACGCAGAGGACATGGCCGCCGGCCAGTTCCTGCGAGGCAACCTGAGCCTTCCCCTACAGAGCCTGTTGCAACGGGCCAGCCACTTGACGATCGAGGCCCGTATCGCCGGCCATCAACTGCGTTTTCCGCTGCATTGTACCCTGGCGGCGGAAGGCCACACCGAGCTGCGCATCGCCGCCCCCACCATCACAGAGCTGGGCTCCCCTCATCTGCGCGCCTGGCGACTCGATGAAAAAGCCGTCTTTCACACCAGCGATGCCGAGTATGAGGTGCACAGCCTCTCCCTTGGCGGTCTCATCGTAGCTGGCTTGCCACCTACCCTGGCCAAGGGCGACCGGCTGCACGGCACCCTCGACATCGAGGGATTGCCCCCCCTGGCACTGAGCGGCACCCTGATAAGGCATGTCCAGTCTCACCGGAAGCACCATGACTGGGCCTTGAAATTCCAGCTGGACAAGGGAGATCAGGAGCGACTGCGGGACTGGCTCTTCCAGCGTCATCAGGACGCCTTCGTCCAGACCTATCAGGGGGACTAAATGCAACAGGGGAGCCGGGCTCCCCTGTCTCTTCATCGCCCCTCATCGTCAGAGGTAGGCGACTTCCAGAATTTCGTACTCAACATCGCCGGCCGGTGTCTTGACGATGGCCACGTCGTCCACTTCCTTGCCGATCAGGGCACGGGCAATGGGAGAGTTCACGGAGATCATGTTCTGTTTGATGTCCGCCTCGTCGTCACCCACGATGCGGTAGACCACTTCCTCTTCCGTTTCGCTTTTCAGCAGGGTCACTGTCGCACCGAAGATGACGCGGCCATTGTTGGCAATCTTGGTGATATCGATCACCTGGGCATTGGAGAGCTTGCCCTCAATCTCCTGAATGCGGCCTTCACAGAAACCTTGCTGCTCGCGAGCGGCATGGTATTCGGCGTTTTCTTTCAGATCACCATGTTCACGGGCATCAGCAATCGCTTCGATAATCTGGGGACGCAGCTCGCTCTTCAGATAGTCGAGCTCTTGACGCAGCTTTTCAGCGCCGCGAACAGTCATCGGAGTATGATTCATAGTCGAAACCTGGGTTGCTTTATAAAGAGAAGCTGCGGCAATCAAAGAGAGCCGCAGCTATCGGTTCGGATGAGGCATCTTAATATGAAGCCGTCACAAAATCCATGTCAGCCCCTGCGAGCAGGATCGCGCTTTGAACGACCAAAGGCAGCCGGGGTGCTGAAGAAAATCGAGAGGATGAGGCGAAAGGAGGCAGCCACGGCGACCTTGACCATGGCTGCAATATTTTCGTTTTGGTTGTCTGATCAGGCTCACCACCGCATCGAGCCTCGCCTTGCCTAGGTGAAGTCCTGCTTGCAGACACGTTTCCATGCCTTGCTGGCGATCATCGGTCGAAGGGGATCAAAAGGCAGACCAACATCAAGCCAGCTTGCAAAACCACCTCAGTACCTGGAGTCGTAATAGCTGTAGATGCTCTTTTCCCAAGAGGTATCTGCCATGTTGGGCCAGTTGTCGCTATCAAACCCAGGGGCATTCTTCATGCGCTCCTCAGTGGTATCCATGATGAAGCGCTTGTTTTCAGTATCGACCTTCAGGGCGCTCCAGGGTACGGCAAACAGCTTCTCGCCGAGGCTGAGGAAACCGCCGAAGGAGAGCACTGCATAACACACCTTGCCGTTGTCGATATCCAGCATGAGCTCCTTGATGCTGCCCAGCTTTTCACCTCTCGGGTCGTACACATCGTCGCCATTGAGCGTGCTGGCGCTGAGTACTCTTGACCCAAGCTGACGACCGGTTTTGGTTGGAATGATATTGTTCATTTGATGCTCCTGACATTATTGGAAGAAGGCGTGAGGGGAAAAGAGCGTTGGCAGCAAGCTAACCAACGCGGTAACGATTTATTTCCCCTTTCTGGCGTCCTTGCGGTCATCTTTTCTATCGTCGGGGGCTGCCTGGCGTTTGCCGGCAGACGCTGGAATCGCACCCTTTGATTCCTTGTCGTCCTTGCCCTTGCCTTTGGTCTCTTCAGTACGACCCTTGAGTTGGTCCTTGTTCATGATGAACTCCTGATAGTCAGTTGGATGAGGGGTGCGAGAAGCAACATGGGATCCCGCACCAACCATCGTGAGCATAAGCCCCACGGAACAGGGGGTCTGTACGTTGACCCACATAGAGAACGGACCCGGCAAGTTCGCCATGCTGTGGGCCCGCCCCGAAGAGATACCCACCTATCGGGAGACCCCCTTGCGTTCGCCATCGCACAGATCAAGGTTCATCAGGATTGATAACGTCGGGATGAGCGCCTCCTGACCGGTAGGCTCGCTGAGCGATGCTGCGGGCTGCATTCACAAAGGCCGCGCACATCGGGTGCAGGCACTGCCTCGCTCCCGTCCAGTCCTGCTGGGTACCCCACCCAGGATCAACCCGGACCACAGACATGTTCGACCTTGACTTGAACGGCGTGCTTTCCTTCACGGTATCGCCGCTACAACTGATGCTGCGGGGAACCTTGATCTATTGGTTCCTGTTCGTAGTCCTGCGGTTCGTGCTGAGACGCGATATCGGTACGCTCGGGCTCAGCGACTTTCTGTTTGTGGCGATCCTCGGTGACGCGGCGCAGAACGCGATGATCGGCAGCGCCACCTCGACCACGGACGGCATGGTGCTTATCGCGACCCTGGTGTTCTGGAGCTACCTGCTGGATTTCCTGAGCTTCCACTTTCCGGCGGTCCGTCGCTTCACGTCGGCACAGCGCATATGCCTGGTCCGCGACGGCAAGATGCTGCGGCGAAACATGCGCCGTGAATTCATTACCGAGGAAGAGTTGAGCGCGAAGATCCGCCAGGAGGGCGTCGATGACATCGCGCGGGTCAAGCGCATGTATCTCGAGGGCGATGGCGAGATAAGTCTGATCAAGCAGGAGACGAGCACTCCCCCCCAATAAAGGCCCGGCTTATGTGCGCCATAGCACCGACCGGGCCACCCCGAAAGCCTACCGTGCAACTCATGCCCCGCGATAAGGCATGACGTTTTCCGAACTGACATTCCCCCTAAGGAGTCTGAAATGGACACTGACATGACTGCCAATTCCCCACCATTAGCCACACGGGAACTTGCCGCGCGAGAGCGCAGATACGCCCTGGCTGATGCCGAGGCCCACATCGATACCTCAAGTACGCTGACCAGCGCCGTCTCGTGGGGGGCTATCGCTGCTGGTGCCGCGGCGGGCGCGGCCCTCTCATTGATCATGCTGATCCTCGGTGTCGGCTTAGGCCTCTCATCGGTATCGCCATGGTCATTTGAAGGGATCAGCGCCACCAGCTTTGGTGTATCAACCATCCTCTGGCTCACGCTCACACAACTGTTTGCCTCCGCAGTGGGTGGCTACCTGGCCGGCCGGCTGCGCACCAAATGGATGGATACCCACACCGACGAGATCTATTTTCGCGATACCGCACACGGGTTCCTCTCCTGGGCAGTGGCCTCGCTAGCCACCGCAGCGCTGCTGACGTCGGCGGTCGGATCCATCCTGAATGGGGGTATCCAGGCCGGGGCCTCGGTCGTGGGCGGGGTAGCCACCACTGCCACAGTAGCGGCGGGCGGCTTGGCGGCATCCGGGCAGATGGCGTCTGGAGAGAGTGGGCCCATGGCTTACTTTGTCAACTCCCTGTTTCGCAGGGATACAAGGGCCGAGGCGGCCGGTCTGACCGAGGAGAACGGGGTCACCCTGCCTGCCGAAGCCTCAGAACGGGAGATGGCCAATCAGGTCTCTGAGGTGGGGCGTATCTTCATGAACGTCAGCCGCACCGGCCCCCTGCCCCCTGAGGACGTACGCTACGTAGGCCAGCTCGTTGCCCAACGCACAGGCTTGTCGCAACAAGAGGCCGAGAAGCGCGTGACGGACGTCTACGGGCGCGTCCAGGCAACACTGAACGATGCCGAAGTGGCCGCCAAAGATGCCGCCGACAAGGCACGTGCGGCGTCGGCATACGCGGCGTTGTGGACCTTTGTCTCCTTGCTCATAGGTGCCTTCGTCGCCAGCCTGGCCGCAACCTGCGGTGGCAGACGGCGTGACGCCTGACCATCCCCTTCAAGCCTACACATCAAGAGGTCCGACTATGCGTTCACTCATATTGCTGTTACTGGGCATCCCCATCCCGATCATCATCCTCATCGCACTGTTCGCGCATTGAGGGAACATTATTCACCTTCAAAAAATCAAGGAATTACCATGAAAACTGCCACCGAGATCGCCACTACACCGAAACCAGCCACAGCCGAAAAGGATGCCATCGCGTTGCTGAGGGCCGACCATCGTACCGTCAGCGGCCTGTTTGCCGAGTACGAAAAGACGCGTTCCAACGCCAAGAAGAGGGCGCTCGTCACCGAGATTTGCCGCGCCTTGACGGTGCATACCCAGATCGAGGAAGAGATCTTCTACCCCGCCATCAAGGCAGTATTGAAGGACAAGCTGTTGCTACCGGAAGCCACCGTTGAACATGGTGGCATCAAGGATCTGATCGCCCAGCTCGAAGGCCTCGAACCCGATGGCGAGATGTACGACGCCAAGGTGAAGGTGCTCTCCGAATACGTTGAGCATCACGTCGAGGAGGAGCAGAGCGAGATGTTCCCGAAGGTCAAGGCCAGCTCGCTGGATCTGGCCAAACTCGGCGCCAGGATGGCAGCGCGCAAGGCCGATCTGCTCGCAGCTCTGGGCTGACACTAGCCAACTGCTCACCCAATAAGGAGCGACCAGGCCCTTTGTGCCTGATCGCGCTTCCCTTCAATGCCGTTCACCACCTTCACTCGGTGGCAGCGGCGAGCAATCAGGATGGCGCCATGAAAAAGACGGATCCCCAACCGAGGGCTGCCAAGCTGCGACCCACTCCGGTAACGAAACTCGAGGCTGCCGACGCGGTTGCGCAACAAGCCGCCGCCGTAGAGGCACTCGCGAGTTCGATGCAGCACAACGTCAACAAGCGCAAGGAGTTCGGGCGTGACAATGCCATCACGCCGCCCACCGGACAGACGGTAACACCTTCGTCGGCCCTGGCGTCGGCCAGTACCCTCAGCGAAACCAACCCGTCGGCAAAGAGCGGCGATGGCACAACCGCCGGCCCTGCCGCCGCGCCCGGCGTGCTCGACAGGGCGCGGAGCTATGGCACGGGGCAGGTGCTGACGACCAATCAGGGCGTGGCGGTCGGTGACAACCAGCACTCGCTCAAAGCGGGTCTGAGCGGGCCGACCCTGCTCGAAGACTTCATCCTGCGAGAGAAGATCACCCATTTCGATCACGAACGAATCCCTGAACGCATAGTGCATGCGCGCGGCTCGGCTGCTCACGGCTATTTCGAAGCCTACCAGCCGCTCACCGAGCTCACTCGCGCGGCCCCCTTCCAGGCTGCGGGCAAGATCACACCGGTCTTCGTGCGCTTTTCCACCGTCGCCGGCGAACGGGGCTCGGTAGATACGGCGCGTGACGTGCGCGGTTTCGCCGTCAAGTTCTACACCGACGAGGGCAACTGGGATCTGGTGGGCAACAACATCCCGGTCTTCTTCATCCAGGACGCGATGAAGTTTCCGGATCTCATCCATGCCGTCAAACCCGAACCGCACAACGGTATGCCGCAAGCGGCATCGGCCCACGACACCTTCTGGGATTTTGCCTCGTTGATGCCGGAGACCACCCACACGCTGATGTGGGTGATGTCCGACCGTGGTATTCCACGCAGCTACCGGATGATGCAGGGCTTCGGCGTACACAGCTTCCGGCTGGTCAATGCGGCGGGCGAGTCGCATTTCGTCAAATTCCACTGGACACCCAAACTCGGTACCCATTCGCTGGTCTGGGATGAGGCGGTCAAGCTCGCCGGTGCCGATGCCGACTTCCATCGCCGCGATCTGTGGGATGCCATCGAAGCAGGCGAATACCCGGAGTGGGAGCTCGGCCTGCAGATATTCACCGACGCCCAGGCCGAAGGCTTCAGCTTCGATGTGCTCGACGCCACCAAGATAGTCCCCGAGGAGCTGGTGCCGGTGACGCCGGTTGGCCGCATGGTGCTCAACCGCAACCCCGACAATTTCTTTGCCGAAACCGAGCAGGTCGCCTTCTGTACCGCCCATGTGGTGCCCGGCATCGACTTCAGCAACGATCCCTTGCTGGCGGGCCGGATCCACTCCTATGTCGACACCCAGATCACCCGGCTGGGTGGGGCAAACTTCCACGAGATCCCGATCAACGCCCCACTGGCCCCCGTCCACAACAACCAGCGTGACGGCTTGCACCGTCAGGCCATCCCCCGCGGCAGAGTCGCCTACGAGCCCAACTCCCTCGGCGGTGGTTGCCCCTTCCAGGCCGGTACGGCGGGGTTCGTCTCCTTCCCGCAACAGCTCGATGGGGACAAGCTGCGTGGCAAACCGGAAAAATTTGCCGACCACTACAGTCAAGCCACCCTGTTCTACGAGAGCCAGACCGAGGTCGAAAAGGCGCACATCATCGCGGCCTTCCGCTTCGAACTGAGCAAGGTGTCGGTGCCGGCCATCCGGCAACGCATGCTGGCCTCGCTGGTGAACGTCTCCGCCGACATGGCGACAAAGATCGCCACCGGCCTTGGCATCAAAGTGCCCGCGGCCATGCCGACGGCGTTGGCGAAGGCGGTCTCCCCCGAGGTAACCCTGTCGTCTGCCCTGTCACTCATGGCGCACCCCGGCGACGGCGGGATCCGTACCCGCAAGGTGGCGATCCTGATCGCCGACGGGATTGTGGGCGCCAGTGCCCTGGTCATTCAGGCCGCCATCACCGCTGCCGGCGCTGTGACGTGCATGATCGGGCCCCGCCTAGGACCGGTTAACTGCGCCGACGGCCAGTCACTGGAGGCGACCGGTACCCTGGAGAATGCTGCGTCAGTCCTGTTCGACGCGCTGGTCTTGCCCGATGGCGGGGATGGGGTAACGCGGCTCGCCGGCTACGGTCAGACGGTGGAGTTTGTGACCAACCAGTATCGCCATGGCAAGACCATCCTGGCCCTCGGCGCCGGGAAGGCCCTGCTCGATCAGGCGGGTATCGCACCCACCTTGGCATCGGGCGAGCCAGATCCGGGCATAGTGCTGGCCAGCGCCGATACTGTAGATGAGGGGACGGCAACCTTCATCACCGCAGCTGGTAAACATCGTCACTCGGCACGTGAGAGTGACCCACCTCGTATCTGAGGACGATCCGGATCTCGAGTCGACGTCGAGGCGAGCCACCTAGACTCGCCTCTCGTGGCCCCTCAAGGAGCAAGAACATGAACCGGGAAACCCAACTGCAGATTCTGCTGATGTTGACGCGGCTTGACACCGTTGCCCCTTGGCCGCATGACCGGCCTGGGGGGTATATCCCCGGCGGCAACGGGGGAACAGTGCAGAACAGGGTCAGCCTGCCGTTGCTGATGGCGTCGCGGCCATGAAACTGACCATCTCTGCATCTGGCCTGACTCGAGTCCGCCGCGGATGGATTGGCCTGGCGGCCGGCGGGGCGATCCTGGCGCTTGCGGCCTGCAGCGAGTCCGCCCAGCAACCGGTCGCGGCAGGTTCTGGATCATCGCCCACGCTGCTTTCGCCACAACACACCCTGATCCCGACCATCAACATTGCCCCGGCGGAGGGGTGGGCACCTGGCGAGATGCCGATAGCCGCCCCCGGCATACGCGTGACCGCCTTCGCCCGAGGGCTGGATCATCCCCGCTGGCTGTATCTGCTGCCCAATGGCGATGTCCTGGTGGCGGAGACCAATGCTCCCGCCAGGCCGGAAGAGGCCAAGGGGATCAAGAGTTGGGTGATGGGGCTGTTCATGAAGCAGGCGGGCGCGGCAACAAAAAGTGCCAATCGCATCACGCTGTTGCGTGATACCGATGGCGATGGCGTAGCGGATCTGCGTTCTGTCCTGCTGACAGGTTTGAACTCCCCTTTCGGCATGGCCCTGGTGGGGAGTTATCTCTACGTCGCCAATACCGACGCGGTGGTGCGGTTCGCCTATCGACCCGGTGATACCCATATTGCCACGCCCGGCACCACTCTGGTGACCCTGCCGGCGGGGCCCATCAATCATCACTGGACCAAAAACCTCATCGCAAGCCTGGAGGGAGACAAGCTCTATGTCACGGTCGGCTCCAACAGCAATGTAGCTGAACGCGGCATGGACGCAGAAGCGCAGCGAGCGGCCATCTGGGAAGTCGATCTTGCGAGCGGCTCCCATCGCATCTTTGCTTCCGGCTTGCGCAACCCCAACGGCTTGGCCTGGGAGCCGCACAGCGGCGCCTTGTGGACCACGGTGAACGAGCGGGATGAACTCGGCAGCGATCTGGTTCCCGACTACATGACGTCGGTGCGGGACGGCGGCTTCTATGGGTGGCCCTACAGCTACTATGGCCAGCACCTGGATGAGCGGGTAACGCCGCAAAGACCCGATCTGGTGGCCATGGCGATCCCCCCTGACTATGCCCTGGGCCCCCATACCGCGTCGCTGGGATTGGCATCCTCTGCGGGCACCTCCTTGCCCTCGCCCTTTACCGAGGGGATGTTTTTCGGCCAGCATGGCTCCTGGAACCGCAAGCCGCACAGCGGCTACAAGGTGGTGTTTGTCGCCTTTCATGAGGGCAAGCCCGTCGGTTTACCCATCGATGTGCTGACCGGCTTCCTCAGCGAGAAAGGCCATGCACTCGGCCGGCCGGTGGGGGTGATCCTGGACAGTCAGGGCGCCTTGCTGGTGGCAGATGATGTGGGCAATACCATCTGGCACCTGGGAGCCCGGCACCTGACCAATGGCTCGCTGATGCTGCGTTAAATCAGAGCACCACTTGCTCGATACCCTCCCCGGCTACCGCCGGCAAGGCCCCGAGGCGACACAGCCCGCCGACAGGAGAGGCTGAGCCTCGGGCATCAAGATGAAAACCCATTCAGATTTCAGAACCGAGGGAGCCTGCTGCTCTCCGGCCTGTAGCTGTCCTCTTTTCTCTGCCACGTCTGCGGTTCAGCGGTGCGCCCCGGGTGAGGGGCGCCAGTTGCCCGTGGCGTCGGCACAGAAGCTGGCCAGGCGCTGCACGACCTGCTGAACGGCACTATTGGCCGCCATCACGCCGCCGTAGGGATTGGCCTGCGGTGCTGGCACTGTCTCGTCGAATTCGCGCCAGGCCAGCACCTGGCGACTGTCACTGTCCACCAGATAGGCCCGCAGCGTGAAGCGGGTACGGCTGGGTGACCTGTCGAACTCCTGCTGCAGGCGGATGATTTCGACATCGAGGCGCAGATCCCCCGCAGCCGCGCTGGGGGCCAGGACGACGGCGCGAAAGGCCCCCGTGCCCTCGAGCGCGGCGACGATGCCCGGGGCTATCATCCGGGCGGGCGTATCGATCCATTCACTGTGCGCGAAATACTCCAGCTGATAGGGCTCGCGAACGTAGATGATCCGCTGGCTGTCGAAACCGGGGGCGGCACGCGGCGGGTTGACGATCAGCGTAGGCGCGGCGTCCAGTCTGGCCGCTGCGGCCTTGGTCGGGGGGGATGCGCCCACCCCGGAGAGCGAATAGAAGGCTGGTGGCGGCACCTTGGCCCCATCGAACATGCTGCAGGCAGCGGGCAGGAGCAGCAACAGCGCGGCGACGGCGAGCCGGGTGAAGGGAAGTGGTGGCTGGCGGATCATGGCTGTTGCCCTCCTTCGGATGATTCTCCGGGGCCATCCGGTACCGGCTTGTGGCCGAACAGGAGTCCGGAGGGGTTGCGTTCGGTCTGCTCGCTGAGGCGGCGCAGCGAGGTCGTCAGCACGCTGAGCTCACCGAGCAGGCGTTCCAGCTGGGGCAGGGTCTCCGCCGTGAAGCGATTGATGTCGCTGCCGACCGCGTTGAGGGTCTTGCCTGCGCTGGCACTGGTGCCGGCGATCTCATTGCCCATCTTCTCGACGGCATCCGCCGCCCGCCCGATACGCGCGATCAGGGGGGCGAGCTCGTCGCTCGCACTCGCGCTGTTTTTCATCACCCTGGCCGCATCCATCAGGCCGGCATCTATGCTCTCGTTGCGCGCGGCCAGGGTATGCGCCACCCGGGCAATGTCGGTCAGGGTGCTCTGGAAGGCGGCCTGATTCTCCGGACCGAGCAGGGTATTGAGGCTGTTCGAGGTACTGTCCAGCTTGGCCAGCACGCTGGTGAGGACGTTCTCGAGGCGAGCGGCGAGAGAGGGATTGGTGCGGATCACCGGATACTCATAGCCGGCGCTGGCCTGCAACAGGGGCATGTCGCTGGCCCCGCCGCTCAGCTCGACGTAGGCGATCCCCGTCAGGCCCTGTGTCTTGAGCACGGCCACAGTGTCCTGCCTGATCGGCGTGCCTCGCTCGATGGCGAACAGCAGATTGACCTGCTCGGGATTGGCCGGATCGAGCCGTATCTGCCTGACCCTGCCGACATCGACACCGTTGTATTTGACCGGTGCATTGAGATTGAGGCCAGCGACCGACTCCTCCGAGATCGCCAGATAGAGATCGTATGCCTTCTGGAAAGCCCCTCCCGAGGCGAGCCAGAGGATGACGGCCACCAGCAGGGTGCCGAGGATGACGACAAAACCCCCTACCAGGGCGTAACTGACCTTGGTTTCCATCATGTCCCCTCGCTGCGTTGCTCGGCGGCCCGCCCTCGCGGGCCGTCGAAGAATGGCCGGATTGCCGGCAGATCCATCTCTGCCAGCGCTGTCATCGACCCTATCCCCTGCACCTTCCCCTCGCCGAGCACGGCGACGCGGTCGGCCACCTGCCACAGCAGATCGAGATCGTGGGTGATAAGGACAATGGTCAGGCCGAACAGATCGCGTAACTTGCGGATCAGACTGTCTATCTCACCAGCGCTTTCGGGGTCCAGACCTGCGGTCGGCTCATCGAGAAAGAGCAGTTCGGGATCGAGGGCCAGGGCACGTGCCAGCGAGACGCGCTTTAGCATGCCGCCGCTCAGCTCGGCCGGGTACTGATCACCCACGACCGGCTCCAGGCCGCTCATCGCCAGCTTCCTGTCGGCGATGTCGTCGATCAGCCCCTGTGCGAGTTCGGTGTGCTCACGCAGCGGCAGGCCCACGTTTTCCCTGGCGGTCAGGGAGCCGAACAAGCCGCCACTCTGAAACATGACCCCCCAGCGCTGGCGCAGGGCAAGGGCGTCGGCGTCTTCGATGTTGGCGAGATCGACCCCGAGCACCCGGATCGAGCCCGACTCGGGTTGCTGAAGCAGGATGATCTCCCGCAGCAGGGTCGACTTGCCCGATCCCGAGCCGCCGATCAGCGCGAAGATCTCGCCGTGGTTGACCACCAGATCGATCCCGTCATGGACGACATGCTCGCCAAAGCGCGTCATCAGCTGGCTGATGATGATGGCCGGGGTGACACTGCCATCTGGCGCCTTCATCTCAGAGATCCAGGGCGCTGAAGGCAACCGAGAAGAGCGCATCGGCCACTATCACCATAAAGATGGAGTGGACGACGCTACGGGTCGTCTGCCGTCCGACACTGTCGGCTCCTCCCTTGGTTTGAAACCCCTGGAAGCAGC from Aeromonas rivipollensis carries:
- a CDS encoding MlaD family protein; translated protein: MMETKVSYALVGGFVVILGTLLVAVILWLASGGAFQKAYDLYLAISEESVAGLNLNAPVKYNGVDVGRVRQIRLDPANPEQVNLLFAIERGTPIRQDTVAVLKTQGLTGIAYVELSGGASDMPLLQASAGYEYPVIRTNPSLAARLENVLTSVLAKLDSTSNSLNTLLGPENQAAFQSTLTDIARVAHTLAARNESIDAGLMDAARVMKNSASASDELAPLIARIGRAADAVEKMGNEIAGTSASAGKTLNAVGSDINRFTAETLPQLERLLGELSVLTTSLRRLSEQTERNPSGLLFGHKPVPDGPGESSEGGQQP
- a CDS encoding ABC transporter ATP-binding protein translates to MKAPDGSVTPAIIISQLMTRFGEHVVHDGIDLVVNHGEIFALIGGSGSGKSTLLREIILLQQPESGSIRVLGVDLANIEDADALALRQRWGVMFQSGGLFGSLTARENVGLPLREHTELAQGLIDDIADRKLAMSGLEPVVGDQYPAELSGGMLKRVSLARALALDPELLFLDEPTAGLDPESAGEIDSLIRKLRDLFGLTIVLITHDLDLLWQVADRVAVLGEGKVQGIGSMTALAEMDLPAIRPFFDGPRGRAAEQRSEGT